The sequence GCCGCGATCTCGCGGGCGCGATCACGAGAGGCGGCTGACATGACCGCGACCATGTCCCTCACCACACGGCGAGCGCCCAGGCGCGCACGCGGCGCCGGTCAGCGCATCGACTGGGGCACCCCGCTCGTGTACCTCGTCGCGCTCGTCGCGGTCGCGATCACGATCGCGCCGGTCGCCTACGTGGTGATCAACGGGTTCCGCACGACCGCGCAGATCAACCGGGACCCGAGCGGATGGCCCGATCCGTGGGTGCTCGACAAGTACGCGGACGTGTTGACGTCGAGCACCTTCTGGGTGCAGTTCATGAACAGCACGATCGTCGCGGTCGCGACGACGACCGCGGTCGTGATCGTGGGCGTCATGGCGGCCTTCGTCATCGCGCGCTATGCGTTCCGCGGGCGCGACGCGCTGTTCGCGCTGTTCGTGGCCGGCCTGCTCTTCCCGCTCACGGTCGCCGTCGTGCCCCTCTACACGATGCTGAAGTCCATCGGCCTGCTCGGCACCCTCGCGGGCGTCATCATCCCGCAGGTCGCGTTCGCGCTGCCGACCACGATCATCATCCTCGTGCCCTTCCTGCGGGCCATCCCGGCCGAGCTCGAAGACGCCGCGACCATCGACGGCGCCGGCCGGTTCGGCTTCTTCTGGCGCATCCTCGTGCCGCTGTCGGGGCCGGGCCTCGTGACCGTGGGCGTGCTCGCCTTCGTCGCGAGCTGGAACGCCTACCTGCTGCCGCTGCTCATGCTCGGCAACCCGGCGACCGCGACCCTGCCGGTCGGCGTGCAGTACTACTCGACCGCGTACTCGCAGGACACCGCGGGCGTGCTCGCCTTCACGTCGGTCGCGATGCTGCCGGCCCTGCTCTTCTTCACCCTCGCCCAGCGACGCATCGTCGGGGGCCTCACCGGAGCCGTCAAGGGATGACCACCGAATCCATTCTGCAGACCACGACCACGCCGGATGCCCCGTGGCGCGACCCCGCCCGCCCCGTCGCGGAGCGCGTGGCCGATCTCATCGGGCGCATGTCGCTCGACGAGAAGCTCGCGCAGCTGTACGGCGTGTGGGTGGGCGCGTCCGACGACGGCGGCGGCGACGTCGCCCCGCACCAGCACGATCTGAACGACGACGTCGACCTCGACGCGCTGTTGCCGTCTGGCCTCGGCCAGCTCACCCGGCCGTTCGGCACCGCGCCGGTCGACGCCGCGGTCGGCGCGCTGTCGCTCGCGCGGATGCAGGAACGTGTCATGCGGGCCAACCGGTTCGGCATCCCGGCGCTCGCGCACGAGGAATGCCTCGCGGGCTTCGCAGCGTGGGGTGCGACGGCGTACCCGGTCCCGCTGTCATGGGGCGCGAGCTTCGATCCCGAGCTGGTCGAGCGGATGTCCCGGAGGATCGGCGACGATCTGCGCGCCGTGGGCGTGCACCAGGGCCTCGCGCCCGTGCTCGACGTCGTGCGCGATGCGCGCTGGGGACGGGTCGAGGAGACCATCGGCGAGGATCCGTACCTCGTGTCGACCGTCGCCACGGCGTACGTACGCGGGCTCGAGGCGTCCGGGGTCGTCGCGACCCTCAAGCACTTCGTCGGCTACTCGGCATCGAAGGGCGGGCGGAACCTCGCACCCGTCTCGATCGGCGCGCGAGAGCTCGCCGACGTGCTGCTGCCGCCCTTCGAGATGGCCGTCCGGGAGGGTGGCGCGCGTAGCGTCATGAACGCGTACACCGACCTCGACGGCGTGCCCTCGGCCGCCGATCGGGGGCTGCTCACCGAGTTGCTGCGCGAGACCTGGGGTTTCGAGGGCACGGTCGTCGCCGACTACTTCGCGGTGGCCTTCCTGAAGCTGCTGCACGGCACGGCGGGCACATGGGCCGAGGCGGCCGGAGCGGCGCTCGCGGCGGGCATCGATGTCGAGCTGCCGACCGTCAAGGCGTTCGGCGAGCCGCTGCGGCTCGCGGTCGAGCGTGGGGCGGTCGACGCGGCGCTCGTGGACGTCGCGCTCGAGCGGGTGCTGCGTCAGAAGGCCGAGCTCGGGCTGCTCGACGCCGACTGGTCGCCCATCCCTCCGGCTCTCGCCGCGCTCGGCGTGGATCTGAACGGCACCGATCTCGCGGGCGCCGATCTCGCGGGCGCCGATCTCGCCGGCGCCCGGCTCGACGCGGGGCGCGGCGTGCCCGACCTCGTGCGGGGCCGCGTCGACCTCGACTCGCCCGGCAATCGTGCGCTCGCCGCCCGGCTCGCCGAGGAGGCGATCGTGCTGGTCGCGAACGATGGCACGCTGCCGCTGGCTTCGCCGCGGCGCATCGCCGTGATCGGACCGAACGCCGACGACCCGTACGCCATGCTCGGCTGCTACTCGTTCCCCGCGCACGTGGTCACGCAGCACCCCGGCGTCGACATCGGCATCCGCATCCCGACCCTGCTCGACGCGGTTCGCACCGAGTTCCCCGATGCCGAGGTCGTGCACGCGCTCGGCACGACCGTCGACGGATTCGAGACGGATGGCTTCGACGACGCCGTCGATCTCGCCGCCTCGGCCGACGTCGTCGTGCTCGCGCTCGGCGACCGCGCCGGGCTGTTCGGCCGCGGTACGAGCGGCGAGGGCTGCGATGTCGAGTCGCTCGACCTGCCCGGCGCGCAGGCCGCGCTGCTCGACGCGGTGCTCGACGCGGGAACGCCGACCGTGCTCGCGCTGCTCACCGGCCGGCCGTACGCGCTCGGCCGGGCCACGACCGAGGCCGCCGCGATCGTGCAGGCGTTCTTCGCGGGCGAGGAGGGCGCGCCGGCGATCGCCGGTGTGCTCGGCGGTCGAGTGAACCCGGGCGGCCGGCTCCCCGTGAGCATCCCCGCGACCTCGGGATCGCAGCCCACGACCTACCTCGCCGCACCGCTCGCGCGCGCGAACGACGTGTCGAACGTCGACCCCACCCCGGCGTTCCCGTTCGGGCACGGACTCGGCTACGCAGAGATCCGGTGGGACGGGTTCGAGGTCGGCGCCGACGAGGTGGCGATCGGCGAGGATCCCGGTGCGGTGGATGCACGTGGGGCGACGAACGCGAGCGGATCGACCGACCTGCGGGTGCGCCTGACGAACACGAGCGCACGGGCAGCGGTGGAGGTCGTCCAGCTCTACCTGCACGACCCCGTGGCGTCGGTCGTGCGGCCCGTCCAACGGCTCATCGGGTTCGCACGCGTAGAGCTCGCGGCGGATGAGTCCGCCGACGTGCGGTTCAGCGTGCCGGCCGATCTCGCGTCGTTCACCGGGCGTGACGGCCGTCGCATCGTCGAGCCGGGCGAGCTCGTGCTGAGCCTCGGCCGGTCGAGCGGCGACCTCGTGTTCGAGCACCGCGTACGGCTCGTCGGAGCAGTCCGCACCGTGGATCACACGCGTCGCCTGCATCCCGGCGTCGTCGTCGAGCGGATCGGCTGAGCCCGGCGCGGCCCGGCTCAGGTCGGCGCCGCGCTCAGGCGGGCGCCGCGGTGCTCTCGCGGACGACGAGACTCGTGGCGAGATCCATGCGCGGCGTGGGGCCGCCAGGCGTGGCATCCGTCTCGCTCAGGCCGATCGCGAGCCGAGCCGCCTCCTCGCCCATCCTCCGGAGCGGCTGGTGCACCGTGGTCAGCCGAGGCGTGAGCCAGCGCGCGAGGGGGATGTCGTCGTACCCCACGATCGAGAGCTCGTCGGGCACGCGGATGCCGAGCTCGCGCGCGGCCTCCATGACGCCGAGTGCCTGCATGTCGCTGCCCGCGAAGATCGCGGTCGGCCGGTCGGGCCGTGCGAGCAGCTCGCGCGCGCGGTCGCGGCCGCCCGACACATGGAAGTCGCCGAACCGGATCCATGCGGGGTCGATCGCGAGCCCCGCGGAGTTCATCGCCGTGCGGTAGCCGTCGACGCGGGCGAGCGAGCACATCATGTCCTCGGGCCCCGTGATCGCCGCGATGCGGCGATGCCCGAGCTCGATGAGGTGTCGCGTGGCGGCGAGCCCGCCCGACCAGTTCGCCGACCCGACCGACGGTGCGTCGGCCGAGGGGTCGCCCGCCGGGTCGACGATCACGAACGGGATGGCGCGTGAGCGCAGCTGCTCGCGGTACTCGGGCGCGAGGTCGCTGAAGACCAGCACGACGGCGGCCGGCCGGCGGCGCATGACGCCCTCGATCCAGTCGGGCGCCGGCGAGTGGCGGCTCCCGCTCACGGTGAGCACGACGCTCAGCCCGTGCTGTTTCGCGACCTTGCCCACCCCGTCGATGAGCTCCATCGACCAGATCGGGTCGAGCTCGTGGAACACGAGCTCGATGAGGTCGCGGTGCTCGGCGCGACCGTTCCGACGACGGTAGCCGCGATCGGCGAGCAGCTGCTCGACCCGCGCGCGGGTGGTCGGCGAGACATCAGCCCGGCCGTTCAGCACCTTCGAGATCGTCGAGAGCGAGACGCCGGCCTCGTCGGCGACCTCGGCGAGCGTGACGCGCTCCGGCGCCGCATCGAATTCCATGTTTCGGATCATAGCTCCGAAACTTGCGATGGCAGAGCACCCCGGCATGCGATAGGTTGTTGCTCACAACAATTCGATTCCGTTCACCGAGGAACAGGAGCATCATGCCCAACCCCACCCGCGAAGACCGCTTCTCGTTCGGCCTGTGGACCATCGGCTACACCGGTATCGACCCGTTCGGCGGGCCGACCAGGCCGGCCCTCGACGTCGTGCACGCGGTCGAGCGGCTCGACGAGCTCGGCGCGTACGGCCTGACCTTCCACGACGACGACCTGTTCGCCTTCGGCTCGACCGACGGCGAGCGGCAGCGCCAGATCGATCGGCTCAAGGGCGCCCTCGACGCGACCGGACTCGTCGTGCCCATGGTCACCACGAACCTGTTCAGCGCACCCGTCTTCAAAGACGGCGGGTTCACGTCGAACGACCGGCAGGTGCGACGCTTCGCGCTGCGGAAGGTGCTGCGCAATCTCGACCTCGCCGCCGAGCTCGGAGCTTCGACGTTCGTCATGTGGGGCGGCCGCGAGGGCGCCGAGTACGACAGTGCGAAAGACGTGCGCGCCGCGCTCGAACGCTACCGCGAGGCCGTGAACCTGCTCGGTGAGTACGTCACCGATCGCGGCTACGACATCCGGTTCGCGATCGAACCCAAGCCGAACGAGCCGCGAGGCGACATCCTGCTGCCGACCGTCGGGCACGCGCTCGCGTTCATCGAGACCCTTGAACGCCCCGAGCTCGTCGGCGTGAACCCCGAGGTCGGGCACGAGCAGATGGCCGGGCTGAACTTCGCGGCCGGAATCGCGCAAGCGCTGTACCAGGGCAAGCTCTTCCACATCGACCTCAACGGCCAGCGGGGCATCAAGTACGACCAGGACCTCGTCTTCGGCCATGGCGACCTGCACAATGCGTTCGCGCTCGTCGACCTGCTCGAGCACGGCGGACCGAACGGCGGGCCGGCCTACGACGGTCCGCGGCACTTCGACTACAAGCCGAGCCGCACCGAGGATGAGACCGGCGTCTGGGAGTCTGCGGCCGCGAACATGCGTACGTATCTCCTGCTGCGCGAGCGCGCCGCCGCGTTCCGCGCCGACCCCGAGGTCCAGGAGGCGCTTGCCGCCGCTCGTGTGCCCGAGCTCGCCGAACCCACGCTGGGCGTCGGCGAGTCGTACGACGATCTGCTCGCCGACCGTTCGGCGTACGAGGACTTCGACGCCGGCGCGTACTTCGGTGGCCACGGGTTCGGCTTCGTCCGCCTGCAGCAGCTCGCGACCGAGCACCTGCTCGGCGCGCGCGGCTGACGCGCGCGGCTGACGGTCGCGGCTGACGGTCGCGAGCGACTGACGGTACGCGGCTGACTCGTTGTGCACGTGGCCGTCGCCGGATTCCGCACCCTCGTCTCGACGCCGGTACGCTCGCCGTACGCCATCGTTCGGCTCCACCGGACGAGTCCGCCGGGCGATGGCGTATCAGCGGCACGATCCTGAAGGCCCGCGATCCTCGGATCGCCGGCCGGGTCGCGCCCACCGATCAGGCACCGCGGAACCACACACCACCACGGTGCGCATCACCACGGTGCGCACCACCACGGTGCGCACCACCACAATGCAAGGGAGCACAGGTGACCCTCGTCGCCGGCATCGATTCGTCCACCCAGTCCTGCAAGGTCGTCGTCCGCGACGCCGAGACCGGGGCGCTCGTGCGCAGCGGTCGCGCGTCGCATCCAGAGGGCACCGAGGTGCATCCCGACGCGTGGTGGGCCGCCATGCAGGCGGCGATCTCGGAGGCGGGCGGGCTCGCCGACGTCGCAGCCGTCTCGATCGCGGGACAGCAGCACGGCATGGTCGCGCTCGACGCCGAGGGCCGCGTGGTGCGCCCCGCGCTGCTGTGGAACGACACGCGTTCGGCCGCCGCCGCGCGCGATCTCATCGCCGAGGTGGGCGCCGACGAGTACGCGCGCCGCACGGGCGTGGTGCCGGTCGCGTCGTTCACGGCCACGAAGCTGCGCTGGCTCGCCGACGCGGAGCCGGCACACGCGGCTCGCACCGCGGCGGTCGCGCTCCCGCACGACTGGCTGTCGTGGCGGCTTCGCGGCTACGGTCCGGTGGGCGATCCGGATGCTCCGCACGGTGCCGAGTTCGAGGCGCTCGCGACGGACCGGTCGGATGCCTCGGGCACGGCGTATTGGGGCGCAGGCGGCTACGACCATGACCTGCTGGTGCTCGCGTTGGGGCATGAGGCGGAGCTGCCACGCGTGCTCGGCCCCGCCGAGGCCGCGGGCCGAACGCCCGGCGGCGTGCTCGTGGCGGCCGGCGCCGGGGACAATGCGGGCGCGGCGCTCGGGCTCGACGCGCGCCCGGGCGATGTCGTGGTCTCGATCGGCACGAGCGGAACGGTGTTCGCGGTGACGGAGCATCCGGTCGCCGACGCCAGCGGCACGGTCGCGGGCTTCGCCGACGCGACCGGGGCGTGGCTGCCGCTCATTGCGACGATGAACGCGGCACGCGTGCTCGACGCGATCGCCGAGCTGCTGGGCATCGACCACGACGAGCTCGGGCGGCTCGCGCTCGAGGCCGAGCCCGGGGCGGGAGGGCTCGTGCTCGTGCCGTATTTCGAGGGCGAGCGCACCCCGAACCTGCCCGACGCGACCGCGTCGCTCACGGGCATGACGCTCGCGAGCACGACGCGACCGAACCTCGCGCGCGCGGCGATCGAGGGGCTGCTGTGCAGCCTCGCCGACGGGCTCGACGCGGTGCGCGGGCAGGGCGTCCAGGCGCGGCGCGTGCTGCTCATCGGCGGGGCGGCGCGCAACCGGGCGGTGCGCCGGATCGCGGCGCAGGTCTTCGACGTGCCGGTGGTCGTGCCCGCCGCGGGCGAGTACGTCGCCGACGGCGCGGCGCGACAGGCGGCGTGGGCATTGACTGGTGACCGGCCGACCTGGCCCGTCGTACTCGACGCCGAGCTCAAGCCCGAGCCCGTACGGGCCATCCGTGAGGCCTACCGGGCGGCGGCTGCTCGCGCGTAGCGTCTGACCGCTCACCTCGCTGAGACGGAGCCATCGCGCGTCGTCGGAGCTAAGCAAGACAGCTCAGGTCGGAGCCAGACGATGCCTGGCGGTGTCTGCTGCAGCGGAATACCTGGATGGTCAGAATGCGTTGCGTAGGTCATCGCCGATCTTATCCGTCTGCGTTCGCAGATTGGTGACGACCTCGATCCCCGGAATCGAGTGCGTCTTCATGAGGCTCTCGGCTCCCTCTAGCTTGCCCTGGGCAGACTTCAGCGAGTCCAAGAAGAGGTCCGTCGTCTTCATGTCCATCATCGGCGGTGTGGTCTCGAGTCCAGTGACGAGGGTCTTCGCCGAGCTTTTCGCTTTGGTGATGTGGAAATCGGCCGACAGCAGCAGGTCCTTCAACTCGCTATTGGACGTCCTGAACAACCTGTCCAGCACCGAGGTGTCGAGCTTGGCGACGGACTTGTACGCATTGACCAGATTGCGCTGCTGTTCGGGCGTGAACGCCTCGTCGACCGTACGTTCGCGGTTGGTGGGTGTGACGCGCGAGAGGACGGGAGACCAGCCGTCGTTCTCGACGACGATGATCGGGTACTCCCCGCCCGATTCACTGCTTGTCGGATCGTCGCCGTCATCGGCGTTCGAATCGCCGTCATCGGACTTTCGCGAGTCGTCGTCGGCATCCGGCTTCGACCGAGGGCGTTGCTCGGTCACGACGGGCGTGGCTTTCGTCTCGGTCTGCGCCACCTGCTCGGGCGCCCCACTGCCGGTCGCAGAGGCCACCTTCTTGCTCCGTGTGAAGTATTTGACAGCTCCGCCGCCACCCAGGATGCCGAGCCCTGTGGCGAAGACCACCCACGCGGCGATCATCGTGACTTCCGGCGCAAGGAACCGCGGGCCACTGAGGGCGATGAACAGCTCGGCCCCCGCGGCCGCGAAGTCGAGCCCCGCGACAAAGGCGCCGATCCCACCCATGACCGTGAACAGCGTGCTGGGGTTTGAGAGCATGAGCGCGGCACCGGCCGCCGTGAAGACGAATCCGGCGATCGCGAGCCCGACGTTGACCCAGTCGTCTATGGCTTCCCGGCCCGACGGGTCGACGTTGGTGATCGGGTTCAGGTCGCCGAACGCGTAGAGGTTCGCCAGGGGAGCGTCGTCTTCGGTGAGGAATCGTGCCTGTTGCGGGTCGTAGGTGCGCGGCCCGAGGGGTTGGGTGCCGTCGCGGTAGGTGTACTCGGCGGCGTACTGGAACGGGTTGTACGCGAGCTCGCCGATCCCCGCCGGCATGCGCCCGGAGCGGTCGCCGGTGACGGTGGCGACCCCGTAGTCGGAGTACGTGTATGTCGTCGTGCGCGCGCCGGCCTCGTCGGTGAGGTCGGTGACGTTGCCGTGTCGGTCGGTGCCGAAGTATGAGGTGCTCGCGGCCTCGCCGTCGGCGCGGGTGGTCCGCGCGTGTCGGGTCGTGCCGATCAGGTAGCTCGCGGTCCCCTGGCTCGCGGCCGGGGTCTCGTGGACCTCGTTGATCAGCCGGACGCCGTCCCAGTAGTACCGGGTCGCACCGGTCGAGGTGGTGTGCTCCTTGCGCGCACCGTCGGCCCAGTACGTCGTCTCGATGCGTACGCCGTCGGGTGTGGTGTGCGCCAGGAGCCGGTCCGCGGCGTCGTACTCGTACCGGTCGCCGTCGGCGGAGGCCAGCAGGTTCCCCTCGACATCGAACTCCTGGGCCCGGCGCTGCCCGTCGGCGACGATCGCCGTGAGCTCACCGACCGCCGAGTACTCGAACTCACGGGTCGTACTGACCGCCTCGGCGGTGTCCGGGTGGGTCGTGACCGTCTCGGCGGCGAGGTCGCCGCCGATGGTCGGCTCGTACTCGGTCCGGGTCAGCACCCGGCTATCGGCGCCGTCGCCTTCCCGGATGTTCGACCGCACGAGCCGGTCGAGCGCGTCGTACTCGTACTCCGTGCGCGTCACGTGCAATCGGCCGTCGTCGCCTCGCACCCGATCGATGCGACTGCTCAGCGTGCCGGCGGGGGCGTACGTGTATTCGCGCTCGGAGAGGACCCCATCGGGCGCAGTCGTGACCTCGGTCGAGATTTGCGCGGCACTCGTGAACGTGTAATCGGTTCGCACGCCGTTCTCGCGCTCGAGCGAGTTCACCCGGCCGTAGTCGTCGTAGCCGTATCGCATCCCGCCCACCGGGGCGCCGTCACGATCGGCCTGCGTCGCCGCCACGAGCGCCCCGGCCTCGTCGTACGCGTACGCCGTGCGATTGCCGTCCGCGTCGATCGTGGCCGTCGCATTGCCGAACACGTCGTAGTCAGTCGTCGTGACCAGGTCACCCGACGTCTCGCGCACGGGATACCCCGCCGCATCGTAGTACGTGGCCACCCCACCGAGCTCGTGCAGCACGTACGCGTACGGCGTCTCCCCCACCGACCCATCGGCGCGCGCCGGCACCACCGCGCCGGCCGCCGCCGCCGCGAACGACACGTCGTTGCGCGGATAGCCCGCGAGCCCGGTCGGCGCGGACGCGTCCATCTCGAACGCCCCGCCCGAGGCCGGGTGTACCCAGACCCCGCCGGTCACACGGATCTTCGAGACCCCGAACGACCACCCTCGACCGAGCGGAGCCGGCTCCACACCCAGTGCACGCGAGTCCCACGCGAGCTGCACCCCACCGGCGGGGAGCGAGAAGCCGAACGATCCGTCGAGCTCACCGATCGTACCCTCGAGCCCGTCGGCCAACGAGAACGAGCCCAACTGCACGTCGCCCGCCGTGTCACCGGGCGCCGAAGCCGCCCAGACCGGCGACACCAGCCCGCCGGTCAATCCGGCACACAAGACCGCACCGGTGACGAGTAGCCAGCCCCGACTTCGCCCATGCTCTGTGTGGTGCCGCGCATGTCGCATTCGCCAACTCCCTCACCATCGCAGTCACACCAGTATATTCGTACTCACGGTGGCTGCAGGTCGACGTGTGGAGAAGCCACGTCAGACCGCCGATACCGTCGAGCGCCGCGCGGTGGACCGACGCTGCGAACTCGGAGCTCGGGACACCAGCAATCCTGTGGCGAAGCGCATCGAGGCCCCGCCCACTGGTCGAGTGCCGCCCGACACGATCTCGATAGGCGTGCCCTCGCAACCGGCTCGGGAGACCGGCTCACCCGGTCTCGAAACCCGTTCGACCTCGTCGTCAGCTCCTCGACCAGCGACTCGGCGCGGAAAGGGTCAGGCGGGCGAGGCCTGGCGAGCGAGCGCGCGGCCGGCCTCCTCGAGCCAGCGCGAGGGGTCGGCCATGGCTGCGGCGCCGCCACCGGCTAGGTCGGTGAGCGAGACGGATGCCACGAACGAGGCCGGCTCGGCCGTGATCGCGCCCGCGGCGAGCGCGACCGGCACGTCGGCGTCACGGGCGATGCGCGCGACCTCGGTGGGCGCCTTGCCCGCCTCGGACTGCCCGTCGAACCGACCCTCGCCTGTGATCACGAGGTCGGCTCCGGCGATGGCGTCGGCGAGGCCGACCGCGTCGGCGACGAGCTTCGCGCCCGCACCCATCTCGGCGCCCCACGCCAGCAGCCCGAACCCGGTTCCCCCGGCGGCACCCGCGCCGGCTGCGCCGGCCAGCGGTCCGCCCTCGGGCATGAGCCGTGCGAGCCGGGCGAGGTTCGTCTCGATGATGCTCACGAGGGCGGAGTCGGCGCCCTTCTGCGGCCCGAACACGGCCGCGGCGCCGTACTCCCCCAGCAGCGGATTGGTCACGTCGCCGACGATGAGCACGCCGCGCGGCGGACGCGTGCGGAGGTCGTCGAGCTGCACGTCGACGAGGTCGGCGAGCCCGCGGTTGCCATGCGAGATCGGCTGCCCCGAGGCATCCGAGAACCGTGCACCCAGTACCGCGAGCGCGGCGACGCCGCCGTCGCTCGACGCGCTGCCGCCGAGGCCGACGAGCAGACGCGTGACGCCCGCGTCGAGTGCGGCGACGATCGCCTCGCCGAAACCTCCGGTGTGCGCGTCGAGCGGCCGCAGCGGATCGACCAGGTCGAGCCCGCTCGTCGCGGCAAGCTCGACGACCCCGGTGCCGTCTGGCAGCCGCACCCACGACGTCTCGACCGGCGGATCCCCGTCGACGGGCCCGCTGACCGTGATGGACCGGCGCTCCGCGCCCGGCACCGACGCCTCGAACGCGTCGAGCGTGCCCTCGCCGCCGTCGGCCATGGGGCGCAGCACGGTCTCGTCGCCGGGGCGCTCGGCCGCCCAGCCGCGCGCGAGCGCCGCGGCCGCGTCGGCGGCATCGATCGTGCCCTTGAACGAGTCGGGGGCGATGACGATGCGGCTCATGCGTCGGTTCCTCGGGGGTCGGGGCGGCTGGTCGGGCGATCGGATGCCTCGGGCGCACCGCCGCGAGCGTCGGGCGCATCGACCGTGCCGGGCGCAGCGGGCCCGCCGGCACCGCCGGACGGATCAGGCCCGCGCGCCGCGCCGGACGCACCAGGCCCACCGGCCGCGTCAGACCTGGTGGGCGCGCCGACCGCGCCGGGAGTACTCGGCGCCGGCACCTCGCGGAGCCAGCGCAGCGCGCGATGCAGCAGCTCGCGGTGCTCGGCTGAGGCGTAGGAACGGACGTCGTGCCCGAGCGCCGAATAGACGAGACGCGACCGGCCGAGCTCGCGTGCCCAGACGAGGGGATGCCGGATGCCGTCTTCCTCGTGTTCGGCGATCGGCTCGATGACGCCAGTGAGCGGCAGGCCGGTATAGCACTCGTCGAGCACGGTGAAGTCGTCGAGGCCCTCGCGGATCAGGTGGCGCCCGACGAGGTGCACGCTCGCCTCGCCGATGGGCGGATGCCACGACTGGCCCGCAATCCACCGCGCTCCAAGGGCCGTGCCGAAGGCCGGCAGCTCACGCAGCGTCGCCGCAGCCGAATGCACCGCGAGCAGGCCGATGCCGCGTTCGAGCGCGGCGTCGAATCGGGCCGCTGCCCGCGTGACGAGCGCGCCGGCGGGCGCGCCGGGGTCTGGCGCATCGTCGGGAAGCGGCCCGTCGGGGTCGCCCGCGTTGACGATGACCACGCGCACGTCGTCAGCCAGGTCGGCGAACCCCTCGACCGGACCGAGCACGATCTCGACGTCGAACCCCGCCTCGCGAGCGATCGCGGCGAGCTCGGCGCTCGTCTCGGCGTACGAATGCCATGGGTCGGCCGTCCGGCCGGACCCGCTCAGGATGACCGCACGCATCGACCCTCCCTCGGTGTCGTCTGCATGCTATCGCGGGGGCTGCCTAGAAGTCCTCGGCCAACATGAGCGCCGCATCGAGGTCCATGTCATCGCTGCTCGCAGCGGGCGATCCACTGCCGGGCGCTCGTGGAGTGCCGAGTGTCGCGGGGGTCGCGCCAGGGACCTTGCGGAGGTGTTCCTCAGCCGCCGACAACCACGCGAAGGCGTTCTCGGTCGCCAACTCGAGCCGCACGTCGATCTCCACGAGGTCCTCCAGCGCGGCCCGAAGATCGCCCGCGGGATCCAACGGCAAGTTCGCTCCTTGCGCCGCAAGCTGCTTCGCCCGTTCGAGGTCGACCAGGCCGACGTTGAGACGCACTGTCGCGTCCGAAACCCCACCCGAGGCGAAGGACGCTCGGAGCGCATCGACATCGATCTTGCTCAGATTGGCATGCGACTCGCGGAACTTGCTGTGGAGCCTGGTGATCTGCGCGGCAGGATCCTCGTCGAGGATCTCCCCCTCGGCGCTCTCGGGCGCACCGTCGGCCTCTTGACTCGAGCTGCTCGGGTGCTTCGACGGAGGTCGGCCGACGTTCACAGGCCGCTCGCGTCCATCTGGAACGCCCCACCCGACGCCGGATACACCCAGACGCCGCCGGTCACACGGATGCTCCCCAGGCCAAACGACCAGCCGCGACCGAGGTGCGCCGCATCCGCGCCAGAGGCGCGCGAGTCCCACGCCAGGTGCAGGCCGCCGGCCGTGAGTGAGAACCCGAACGAACCGTCCAGCTCTCCGATCGTCGCGTCGAGTCCGTCGCCGAGGGCGAACGACCCCAGCTCCACCCGGCCCGCCTCGCCAGGCTCGGCGGCGGCCCACACCGGCGACACCAGCCCTCCGGTCAGGCCCACGCACAATATTGCGCCGGTCAGCACCCGCCAACCCGTGGCACGCGTGCG is a genomic window of Agromyces protaetiae containing:
- the xylB gene encoding xylulokinase, with amino-acid sequence MTLVAGIDSSTQSCKVVVRDAETGALVRSGRASHPEGTEVHPDAWWAAMQAAISEAGGLADVAAVSIAGQQHGMVALDAEGRVVRPALLWNDTRSAAAARDLIAEVGADEYARRTGVVPVASFTATKLRWLADAEPAHAARTAAVALPHDWLSWRLRGYGPVGDPDAPHGAEFEALATDRSDASGTAYWGAGGYDHDLLVLALGHEAELPRVLGPAEAAGRTPGGVLVAAGAGDNAGAALGLDARPGDVVVSIGTSGTVFAVTEHPVADASGTVAGFADATGAWLPLIATMNAARVLDAIAELLGIDHDELGRLALEAEPGAGGLVLVPYFEGERTPNLPDATASLTGMTLASTTRPNLARAAIEGLLCSLADGLDAVRGQGVQARRVLLIGGAARNRAVRRIAAQVFDVPVVVPAAGEYVADGAARQAAWALTGDRPTWPVVLDAELKPEPVRAIREAYRAAAARA
- a CDS encoding RHS repeat-associated core domain-containing protein, whose product is MTGGLVSPVWAASAPGDTAGDVQLGSFSLADGLEGTIGELDGSFGFSLPAGGVQLAWDSRALGVEPAPLGRGWSFGVSKIRVTGGVWVHPASGGAFEMDASAPTGLAGYPRNDVSFAAAAAGAVVPARADGSVGETPYAYVLHELGGVATYYDAAGYPVRETSGDLVTTTDYDVFGNATATIDADGNRTAYAYDEAGALVAATQADRDGAPVGGMRYGYDDYGRVNSLERENGVRTDYTFTSAAQISTEVTTAPDGVLSEREYTYAPAGTLSSRIDRVRGDDGRLHVTRTEYEYDALDRLVRSNIREGDGADSRVLTRTEYEPTIGGDLAAETVTTHPDTAEAVSTTREFEYSAVGELTAIVADGQRRAQEFDVEGNLLASADGDRYEYDAADRLLAHTTPDGVRIETTYWADGARKEHTTSTGATRYYWDGVRLINEVHETPAASQGTASYLIGTTRHARTTRADGEAASTSYFGTDRHGNVTDLTDEAGARTTTYTYSDYGVATVTGDRSGRMPAGIGELAYNPFQYAAEYTYRDGTQPLGPRTYDPQQARFLTEDDAPLANLYAFGDLNPITNVDPSGREAIDDWVNVGLAIAGFVFTAAGAALMLSNPSTLFTVMGGIGAFVAGLDFAAAGAELFIALSGPRFLAPEVTMIAAWVVFATGLGILGGGGAVKYFTRSKKVASATGSGAPEQVAQTETKATPVVTEQRPRSKPDADDDSRKSDDGDSNADDGDDPTSSESGGEYPIIVVENDGWSPVLSRVTPTNRERTVDEAFTPEQQRNLVNAYKSVAKLDTSVLDRLFRTSNSELKDLLLSADFHITKAKSSAKTLVTGLETTPPMMDMKTTDLFLDSLKSAQGKLEGAESLMKTHSIPGIEVVTNLRTQTDKIGDDLRNAF
- a CDS encoding glycerate kinase, which codes for MSRIVIAPDSFKGTIDAADAAAALARGWAAERPGDETVLRPMADGGEGTLDAFEASVPGAERRSITVSGPVDGDPPVETSWVRLPDGTGVVELAATSGLDLVDPLRPLDAHTGGFGEAIVAALDAGVTRLLVGLGGSASSDGGVAALAVLGARFSDASGQPISHGNRGLADLVDVQLDDLRTRPPRGVLIVGDVTNPLLGEYGAAAVFGPQKGADSALVSIIETNLARLARLMPEGGPLAGAAGAGAAGGTGFGLLAWGAEMGAGAKLVADAVGLADAIAGADLVITGEGRFDGQSEAGKAPTEVARIARDADVPVALAAGAITAEPASFVASVSLTDLAGGGAAAMADPSRWLEEAGRALARQASPA
- a CDS encoding ThuA domain-containing protein, whose translation is MRAVILSGSGRTADPWHSYAETSAELAAIAREAGFDVEIVLGPVEGFADLADDVRVVIVNAGDPDGPLPDDAPDPGAPAGALVTRAAARFDAALERGIGLLAVHSAAATLRELPAFGTALGARWIAGQSWHPPIGEASVHLVGRHLIREGLDDFTVLDECYTGLPLTGVIEPIAEHEEDGIRHPLVWARELGRSRLVYSALGHDVRSYASAEHRELLHRALRWLREVPAPSTPGAVGAPTRSDAAGGPGASGAARGPDPSGGAGGPAAPGTVDAPDARGGAPEASDRPTSRPDPRGTDA